aacaaattaattatatatgtaaacAATTAGATATTAACAAATTCAGTAAAAATTGgtaaataaatcaacacatgACATTACTTTATTAATATGATAATTAACCATTGGTGACAAAGTGAAAATAtagtttaatttattagttttgaaTAAATTTATCGTACACAAATTTATTAGAAAGTAATTAGGACTTTTgtgatttatttaaatttgtaaattataattatatttgggAAATACATCATACACTTATAAAATATTTGTGATTCAtcattgtttttcattttaattaatcaattaacagTTTAAAatcatatgataaaaaaatattttgtcgTGCATCGCACGTGGGTTAAAACTAGTTCAAATAATAGAAAAGAAATCCTATCTAATTTAAAATGGCTCCCGCAATATATatgattactttttttttatttcacttaaagattttgtaatatttttataaatattatatgcATATGTAATTGCCAATAAATTTGGCATACTTTCCATAGTTCATTTTAATGTTTCATTGTTCAAATTTTATCCCATTTTGAAgctatatattataattttatccttattacttcatttatatcaaaattttatgCCATAATAAAATCTTTGATTTTGCTAATCTTTGATTTTGCTAGCCCCACATGTCGTCCAATATCCAATTACGTTCTTCGTCTAATATCAAATCTTCGATTATTATGAAATCCACAATTCTAATGATAgataattattactccctcgatcccataataagagttactatattttgtcatttcggttcgtcccacaataagagtcacatttatcataaatggtaagtaggtctcacattttactaacacttcactcacattctattataaaatcaatataaaaatatggacatcatattccactaacttttcacCCTACTATTCTTTACCTTTCTTAAAATTCACACACCAATTgggactcttattgtggaatgGGGGAGTAAAAtagttaatttttattttttgagggATTGATTGTTATTGTTAGTGTATAGTATATGTCaaacaataaaatataattattgaaaataaaaatacgaaaaatatagCATATATCGAGaattatgtaaaaaaaatcatttcccTAAATATAATTAGGGAGCTGTGATATTGTCTAATATCTATACCAAAAATAATTTAGCACTAAAATAATTAGGAATGGTATACACCTCACCAAAAGTTAATTAACCCAATCGTATATATGTAACTTATAATGATCACATCTATATTCACCGAATCATATTCCAAAACATTTTTATTATGTAGTTAAGACAGCGAAATTTAAATAATCCTGTTATATATTATTACCAGTAGATTTCgagaaattaaataatttatttttcaaacatAGTAAaggttaattaatttattaggcCGCGCCATTAGCTCAGAGGATAAATAGATACTACTATCTATGATTAAAATAACTGAGCCTACAAATCGTGATTCCGTATAATGAATTATTCTGATAGGATTTTCGACGTATTTAGAATTAGTGAAAAATTAAAACGAGGATAcatatgtaatataaaaaaagatGTGTACGTGCTATAAATAAGTgatttgaaatgagtatggtgATCATCAATCAAGCAAACCCATTTCCATATTCTTCCCCAAATCTGGTTCGTCATTCTCccctccctttctctctctacaacaATCCTATCaaattcagagagagagagagagaatgggaGGCCAGAAATTCGGCATCCTCCTCTGCGCCGATGACTCCGAATACGTGAAGAAGCTCTACGGCGGATACTACGGCGTGTTCGTGAGGATGCTGAAGGAGGAGGGCGAGAGCTGGGACCTTTTCAGGGTGGCGAGGGGCCATTTCCCCGCCGACGATCAGATCGCCGATTACGACGGCTTCGTCATCAGCGGCAGCTGCAGTGACGCCTACGCCGACGACCTCTGGATCTGCAACCTCCTCATTCTGCTCAACAAGCTTCGCGCCATGAATAAGAAGCTTCTCGGTATTTGCTTCGGTCATCAggtcattttttaattttgtcttCATTTCTAGTGTTTCATTTCAATATTAAGCTACTGTTGCAGTCGATGATtaacatatattttttatttttataaagcTGCAATGAGTTAGGGtgtatgtttttctttttcttttttggatatCTAAGTTTGGTTCCCCCTATTTTAGacctcattttttcatttctatttaCGATTTGGGCGTGCTACAATTAGGGATCCACTACTACGAATTTTCCTCTTTTATTTCCATGGTTTTCAAAAGTTATTTCgtcatttatatttatttaaaatataaaaatggtcTAGTAAAAATGTTTCATGGGGCCTATAAATGTATATTTATTTGGACTATGGCATTATTTATGTGAAAGCAATAGCTTATTAGACACTCCCATGTTTTCCGTTAATCTTCtgcatgaaaatgaaaataaaaaggaTCGAAATATAGTAAAGTTTGTTGCCGAAAATGTGTAAAAAGGGTTTATCTTCATCTCtcataaattatcatttgattTTGGAGcaactatttcaaaatttacgataaataagcaaaaaaaaaaactatatttGAAGTTGCATCTATTCAAGTGGACGTTTGCATATATCTAGCCTTTCTGTTTTATTGTGATTCCACCTGTTCATGCTGTACAACTGGATTTGTTTGCGGCCACGCCACCTCCATTGTTTTGACAGTATAATAAGTTAATAACACCCATTAACGAATCAACCAagataaaatatactactaatgTTTATATTGCTATAAGAAAATTACATATAAATGTTTATAGATCAAATTATGTTGTTTAATTACTAGCTACGTTTATTGCTGATACTCACCTTTGGATTTTCGCCAATTGATTAAATTTGTGCGTGTCTCTGTGTGTAAAACTAGATTCTTTGGGAAGTAGTAACAAAAAGAAGAAACATCCATGTAATTAACACATGGGTAGTGAGCAATATTTAGTATAGTTGGTAGCTGTAAACTTTTTTCAGGATAAACTagtggatgagaataatttgtCTAGTTAGCTCTTTCCATTATTTATCATCCACGTCACTTTCTGCACTACTTAATGTTTTCTATATTGTGTTAAACCTAAGACCACCAACTTTTGTTCCGACAAAATTGATGTTTTTTGGACTATTTATCATTCACAAGTTTgaaataattatttacattATATCCATATTAGAGTATATTGTGATGTCTTTTCATTATCTTTTTCAAAAGCTAAAGACTTGAAATTCACGACATGATGATAAGAAAATGAGTAGGTGTCTTATTTAGTAAGCTGATTGTGTTGCTGAAAACAAAATCTTAATAAAATGTGGAGATTGTTTTGTGTGTGACAAGGGTTTTTTGATGTGTATTTAGATACTAGGACGAGCTATTGGAGGAAAGGTTGGgagagctagaggaggatgggACATTGGAATCACACAAGTTCAACTTTATCCATCAAAGATATTCACATCTCTCAATATGCCTACTTCACTTTCCATCCTTGAATTCCATAGGGATGAGGTTTGATTCCTTCAACTCTTCAACTTGGTTATTATGTTCCGAATACTAACTTAACTTCGTTAAGGTCTTGACCCTCCCACCGGAGGCAGAGGTGCTAGCATGGTCTGAGAGGACCGGAGTCGAGATGTTTAGGTATGGAGATCACATTATGGGAATCCAAGGCCATCCCGAATACACAAAGGGCATCCTCTCGAACCTTATTGACCGCCTCTCCAATTGCCAATTCATTGAGGTAATTTAATTGAGTGATAAAATAGATTAGTTTAATTACTATGCAATAATTACCATTCATATTGGTTTGATCTATCCAAAACTTGAGTTTGCTAAATCGTGTTTGTGTATGGTCTTATCGCGACAGGAGGCCGTTGGGGAGGAGGGTATGACGAGGATGGAGAAGAGCGAGCCAGATATGGACGTATGGTGGAAACTGTGCACGAGCTTTCTGAAAGGGAGATTGTGATGGATCAATTAAAATGAGACAAGGATGTAAATTACAGATCAAGTCTTAAGAAGGTTAGGAATATTCAGCTGTTTGGCTGTCTCTAGAGAAAATGCCAACAAGGGGTGAATGAGTCTTGACTCTTTGCTTGAATACTTTTACTCCCATGTTTTGAACTTGAACCTtgtcaatttttattaatttagttaTTGAAGTGATTTCATTAATTTGTCATGGTTTGACTACAAAATGTTTAGGCAATATTGCGACAAAATCTAGTAGAATTGACTCTATGTCATTTGATAAAGTACGGAGTAGTTTGTTTGCAAATAAACAGCGGCCACACGCGTTGTTGtctcaattcaattcaattcaattcaattcatataaaaaatgttcgtacaaataataaaatgcagtatattactataaaaatagACATAGCCGCCATAAATATCCAGGAGTTATAATTATGGCGTCGAACGGATAACGTTACCTAATTTGTTTTATGAGAGGTATACTAGAAACGATATGCTACGGATAAAGTCAATATCACCAAATATGCATGACTTCAATTTTATGAAAGCACCACTTTCCAAATcagtatttattaattatttttttaatacaaaattatgTCTCTTCTCTTAAAAGCTCTTTCATTCTAAGATTTAACCGACATCCTCTCTctgggaaaataaaataatttctcaTTTTCTACTGTTCACTTCCTACCGATTctcatcttttttttattatagatGAAGAGAGTAATAGcagagaagaagaaaattaGCTTGAATTTGGTTCTGCTATTGTGCCAA
This sequence is a window from Salvia splendens isolate huo1 chromosome 5, SspV2, whole genome shotgun sequence. Protein-coding genes within it:
- the LOC121803355 gene encoding gamma-glutamyl peptidase 5-like gives rise to the protein MGGQKFGILLCADDSEYVKKLYGGYYGVFVRMLKEEGESWDLFRVARGHFPADDQIADYDGFVISGSCSDAYADDLWICNLLILLNKLRAMNKKLLGICFGHQILGRAIGGKVGRARGGWDIGITQVQLYPSKIFTSLNMPTSLSILEFHRDEVLTLPPEAEVLAWSERTGVEMFRYGDHIMGIQGHPEYTKGILSNLIDRLSNCQFIEEAVGEEGMTRMEKSEPDMDVWWKLCTSFLKGRL